The Bacteroidota bacterium genome includes a region encoding these proteins:
- a CDS encoding tetratricopeptide repeat protein: MKTRIVHIIILLIFIATAYDTMAIDNSSQQLLSKADSLYTKRQYSKALPIYQKVLPALHEKNKIAEVSLAISGCLLYVGKIDSSILYADTALFFNKQVSDTSGIVNCYIFLGTCNNRLGNFEISIEHNLNALRHAKESNNLNSIADCYSTLGSLYYTMGNYEESIRYTRLVLEMDKQSGNSMYIAVDYNELGSTYYKLNNIDSSSFYFSLAYNILQNIDAPDYLVISLNGLALVATSNKQYDKALQLHKEAMAINKRIGRTGQVAVNLNNLGTLLSKQEKYDEAIFYLKQAIEINKKVGNRPLIKDNLKNLANFNYYLENYKEAFDYTNAYNKLRDTLLNEDMNKRIANLQVEYETKEKQNMIKLQQAEISKKERILFNVIIALIVVIFLLILIYWQYKQKNKAYKALYKKNLEIENQYKTTISIDDTYQNSTENNENEVLKELFDKVIEKFEKDNIFKKDSLNIDELAKIMETNRKYLFDSIKKYSGKTINQFINYYRIMEAKILLTESNLKIEAVGVAVGYNSVNTFRSNFEKITGLKPSIYRKQGAFFKS, translated from the coding sequence ATGAAAACAAGAATCGTACATATTATTATTTTATTAATTTTCATTGCTACTGCTTATGATACAATGGCAATTGACAATTCAAGCCAACAATTATTGAGCAAAGCAGATAGTTTATATACCAAACGTCAGTATTCGAAGGCTTTACCAATTTATCAAAAGGTGCTACCAGCACTGCATGAAAAAAATAAAATAGCTGAAGTTTCACTAGCAATTAGTGGTTGCCTTTTGTATGTAGGAAAGATTGATTCTTCCATTTTATATGCTGATACTGCACTTTTTTTCAACAAGCAAGTATCTGACACTAGTGGAATTGTTAATTGCTATATCTTTTTAGGCACATGCAACAACAGGCTAGGCAATTTTGAAATTTCAATAGAACATAATTTAAATGCACTGCGACATGCTAAAGAATCAAACAATTTGAATTCTATTGCAGATTGTTATTCCACTTTAGGCAGTTTGTATTACACAATGGGAAATTATGAAGAGTCAATAAGATATACCCGATTAGTTTTGGAAATGGATAAACAGTCTGGCAACTCTATGTATATTGCTGTAGATTATAATGAGTTAGGTAGTACCTATTATAAACTAAATAATATTGACTCCTCTTCTTTCTATTTCAGCCTGGCATACAATATTCTTCAAAATATAGATGCACCTGATTATTTGGTAATCTCCCTCAATGGTTTAGCCTTAGTTGCAACATCTAATAAGCAGTACGATAAAGCTTTGCAGCTTCATAAAGAGGCAATGGCTATTAATAAAAGAATTGGCCGAACTGGTCAGGTTGCGGTAAACTTAAATAATTTGGGCACATTATTATCGAAACAAGAAAAGTACGATGAAGCAATATTTTATTTAAAACAGGCAATTGAAATAAACAAAAAAGTGGGAAATAGACCATTGATAAAAGATAATCTGAAAAATCTTGCAAATTTCAATTATTATTTAGAAAACTACAAAGAAGCTTTTGATTATACAAATGCCTACAACAAACTTAGAGATACTCTTCTGAATGAGGATATGAATAAGCGAATTGCAAATTTGCAAGTCGAATATGAAACAAAAGAGAAGCAAAACATGATAAAGCTTCAACAAGCTGAGATATCTAAGAAAGAAAGAATATTGTTTAATGTGATAATAGCACTGATTGTTGTTATTTTTCTTCTGATATTAATTTATTGGCAATATAAGCAGAAAAATAAGGCATATAAGGCACTATATAAAAAGAATCTTGAAATAGAAAATCAATACAAAACTACTATTTCAATTGATGATACTTATCAAAACTCTACAGAAAATAATGAGAACGAAGTATTAAAAGAACTGTTTGATAAAGTAATTGAAAAATTTGAGAAAGACAATATTTTTAAAAAAGATAGTTTGAATATTGATGAATTAGCAAAAATAATGGAAACCAACCGTAAATATTTGTTTGACTCAATAAAAAAATATAGTGGAAAAACTATCAATCAGTTTATAAATTATTATAGAATTATGGAAGCTAAAATCTTGCTTACCGAATCAAATCTAAAAATTGAAGCAGTTGGCGTAGCAGTTGGATATAATTCAGTGAATACTTTTCGTTCAAATTTCGAAAAAATCACAGGATTAAAACCTTCAATATATCGAAAACAAGGTGCATTTTTTAAGTCATAG
- the xdhB gene encoding xanthine dehydrogenase molybdopterin binding subunit, whose product MKNKKTYHESAKLHVTGTAKYIDDIETDNRIIRGFVFKSEFAHAKILSFDLSEAKKVKGVHAIVSYKDIPGENQMGPVIHDEEVLASQKVGFIGQAIFLIAAENEEIANEAKSLIIIEFEPLKPVITIEQAIECGDFFQEERKIECGNFEEAYHKSQNKIEGRFKTGAQEHWYLETQVCLALPGEGDEIKIFSSTQNPTETQCIIAEVLNISNKDIEVENRRLGGAFGGKETQANHIASWTALLCKTTKRPVKMRLQRKEDQIMTGKRHPFLINYKAAFESNGEITAMSSELNSNWGYSCDLSMAILERAMLHSENCYYIPNARIIGKAWKTNLPPNTAFRGFGAPQAIAAIELIIDKIARYLKIDAAIVRERNFYGIENEKTTPYGQIFTNSVINLIYTELSESSDYFNRRKHINEFNNKNEFVKKGMAISPVKFGISFTTAFLNQAGALVNIYKDGSVIVNHGGVEMGQGLHTKIQQIAANELGIQLDNIKVSPTNTSKVPNSSPTAASSSTDLNGMAVKIAIDKLKNRIAKVVIELFNKENEGTKYLFENLIFKHDFIYDALDTKKKISFKNAVLKTYLNRESLSATGFYKTPGIDFDRKSGKGNPFFYFAQGMSISEVLLDTLTGNCKILQTDILHDAGKSINIEIDKGQIVGGFLQGVGWCTTEECKWDSSGNLLNNSPETYKIPTTDDIPEKLIVNFYENSKNENTIRQSKAIGEPPFMLGLSVWLALKDAISAVGNHIIEPDYFLPATNENILLSIKKLKANL is encoded by the coding sequence ATGAAAAACAAAAAAACATATCACGAAAGCGCAAAATTGCATGTAACGGGTACCGCAAAGTATATTGATGATATAGAAACTGATAACAGAATTATCCGGGGTTTTGTTTTTAAAAGTGAATTTGCTCATGCAAAAATATTATCATTCGACCTATCGGAAGCCAAAAAAGTAAAAGGAGTTCATGCAATTGTAAGTTACAAGGACATTCCTGGAGAAAATCAAATGGGTCCTGTAATTCATGACGAGGAAGTGCTTGCAAGCCAAAAAGTTGGTTTTATTGGACAGGCTATATTTCTAATTGCTGCTGAAAATGAAGAAATTGCAAACGAAGCAAAAAGCTTAATAATAATCGAATTTGAACCATTGAAGCCAGTTATTACTATAGAACAAGCAATAGAATGTGGCGATTTTTTTCAGGAAGAAAGAAAAATTGAATGCGGCAATTTCGAGGAGGCTTATCATAAATCGCAAAATAAGATTGAAGGAAGATTTAAGACTGGAGCCCAGGAACATTGGTATCTCGAAACTCAGGTTTGTCTTGCCTTGCCTGGGGAAGGAGATGAGATTAAAATATTTAGCTCTACTCAAAATCCCACTGAAACCCAGTGCATTATTGCTGAAGTTTTGAATATCTCAAATAAAGATATTGAAGTTGAAAACAGGCGGCTTGGCGGAGCGTTCGGAGGTAAAGAGACTCAGGCAAATCATATTGCAAGCTGGACGGCATTATTGTGTAAAACAACGAAACGTCCTGTTAAAATGCGGCTTCAGCGAAAAGAAGACCAAATCATGACAGGAAAACGTCATCCTTTTTTGATAAACTACAAAGCTGCTTTTGAAAGCAATGGAGAAATTACAGCCATGTCGAGCGAGCTGAATTCTAACTGGGGATATTCCTGTGATTTGTCGATGGCAATTTTAGAACGTGCAATGTTACATTCCGAAAACTGTTACTACATCCCTAACGCAAGAATAATAGGAAAAGCATGGAAAACAAACCTTCCTCCAAACACAGCTTTTAGAGGATTTGGAGCACCTCAGGCTATTGCAGCAATTGAATTAATTATTGATAAAATTGCACGTTATTTGAAAATAGATGCTGCAATAGTCAGAGAAAGAAATTTTTATGGAATAGAAAATGAAAAAACTACTCCCTATGGACAAATATTTACGAATAGCGTTATAAACTTAATTTATACAGAGTTGTCAGAATCTTCAGATTATTTCAACAGGCGAAAACACATAAATGAATTTAATAACAAAAACGAATTTGTGAAAAAGGGGATGGCAATAAGTCCGGTAAAGTTTGGAATTTCGTTTACAACTGCTTTTCTTAATCAAGCAGGTGCTTTGGTAAATATTTATAAGGATGGTTCTGTTATAGTAAATCACGGCGGAGTAGAAATGGGGCAAGGGCTACATACAAAAATTCAACAAATTGCTGCAAACGAATTAGGGATTCAATTAGACAATATTAAAGTAAGTCCGACTAACACTTCTAAAGTTCCAAACAGCTCGCCTACAGCGGCTTCCTCCAGCACCGACCTTAACGGGATGGCAGTAAAAATTGCCATAGATAAATTAAAAAATAGAATTGCAAAAGTAGTGATTGAACTATTTAATAAGGAAAATGAAGGGACAAAATATTTATTCGAGAATTTAATTTTTAAACACGATTTCATTTATGATGCTTTAGATACTAAAAAGAAAATCTCGTTTAAAAATGCTGTCTTGAAAACATATTTAAACAGAGAAAGTTTGAGTGCCACAGGATTTTATAAAACACCCGGAATCGATTTTGACAGGAAGTCTGGCAAAGGAAATCCGTTTTTCTATTTTGCTCAGGGAATGTCAATCTCCGAAGTTTTGCTCGACACACTCACTGGCAATTGTAAAATTCTGCAAACCGACATTTTACACGATGCAGGAAAATCTATAAATATTGAAATAGATAAAGGACAAATAGTTGGCGGTTTTCTTCAAGGAGTGGGCTGGTGTACTACCGAAGAATGCAAATGGGATAGCTCAGGAAATTTATTAAATAACTCTCCTGAAACATACAAAATTCCAACAACAGACGATATTCCGGAAAAATTGATAGTAAATTTCTACGAAAATTCGAAAAACGAAAATACAATTCGTCAGAGCAAAGCAATTGGAGAACCTCCATTTATGTTAGGCTTGTCGGTCTGGCTTGCACTAAAAGATGCAATTTCGGCGGTTGGAAATCATATAATCGAACCTGATTATTTCTTACCCGCAACTAATGAAAATATTTTATTGTCGATAAAAAAACTAAAAGCAAACCTATAA
- a CDS encoding HAD family phosphatase, giving the protein MTQKIKMVVTDLDGTLHNDKNKLSDTDFFTLKELNQRKIIRVVATGRSLFSFEKVCMPDFPIDFLIFSSGCGIYDWNNKNLISENHIPKQSVLLIANELKSQNLSFMIHSNIPENHKFCYYIGNDNKNSDFYNRIKLYDGHTKEIGDDFKEIGDACQFVAITEEIPQILSKVERYLSQFKVVRTTSPLDGKSMWIEIFPKKVSKGDAVLNLCKKLEFSTDFVLGIGNDYNDIDLLKTTGYSFVVENAPAVLKEKYIVTSSNNNSGFSEAVKHFFDL; this is encoded by the coding sequence ATGACGCAAAAAATTAAAATGGTTGTAACTGACCTTGACGGGACTTTACATAATGACAAAAACAAACTAAGCGACACAGATTTTTTCACATTAAAAGAACTAAATCAAAGGAAAATAATTAGAGTTGTAGCAACCGGAAGATCTCTGTTTTCTTTTGAAAAAGTATGCATGCCGGATTTTCCTATTGATTTTCTAATTTTTTCGTCGGGATGCGGTATTTACGATTGGAACAATAAAAATTTAATTAGTGAAAATCATATTCCAAAGCAATCTGTTCTGTTAATTGCAAACGAATTGAAATCGCAAAATTTGAGTTTTATGATTCATTCGAATATTCCGGAAAATCATAAATTTTGTTATTACATCGGAAACGATAACAAAAATTCTGATTTTTATAATCGTATTAAACTTTATGATGGTCATACAAAGGAAATTGGAGACGACTTCAAAGAAATTGGAGATGCTTGCCAATTTGTTGCTATTACTGAAGAAATTCCACAAATTCTTAGCAAAGTTGAAAGATATTTGTCGCAATTTAAAGTGGTCCGCACTACTTCGCCATTAGATGGAAAATCTATGTGGATCGAAATTTTTCCGAAAAAAGTATCAAAGGGGGATGCCGTTTTAAACTTATGCAAAAAATTGGAATTTTCTACAGATTTTGTGCTTGGAATAGGTAACGACTATAACGATATTGATTTGTTAAAAACTACGGGCTATAGTTTTGTTGTAGAAAATGCCCCCGCTGTATTGAAAGAAAAATATATAGTTACTTCCAGCAACAATAATAGTGGCTTTAGCGAAGCCGTAAAACATTTTTTCGATTTATAA
- a CDS encoding glycosyltransferase family 2 protein codes for MKFLEIVFFVLLFSIFYSYIAYGLILFFIVKIKKVFSKRNSNVQELADSDLPEITLIIAAYNEKDYIEEKLKNSFDLDYPKGKLKHVWITDGSNDGSEKILAKYENIELFHLSERNGKIAAMNRGMKFVKTPIVVFSDCNTNLSKSSIRIIANLFHDKKVGCVAGEKRIYKEVYDGASGSGEGFYWKYESALKKIEAEFNSVVGAAGELFAIRTCLFEEVEKDTLLDDFIISLRIAKQGYTVQYNPEAYAIETASLNVKEELKRKVRIAAGSLQTIFRLPELLNPFKYKILSFQYISHKVLRWTICPLSMIILLPLNVAIVYLKKFDFADIYTILLLLQMVFYLFTLLGWIFSNKKLRLKILFIPYYFFVMNFSIIQGAIKYLMGKQSVNWEKAKRQQKI; via the coding sequence ATGAAATTTTTAGAAATTGTTTTTTTCGTATTGTTGTTTAGCATATTCTATTCCTATATAGCATATGGTCTGATTTTGTTTTTTATAGTAAAAATCAAAAAAGTGTTTTCAAAAAGGAATAGTAATGTTCAGGAATTGGCGGATTCCGATTTGCCAGAAATTACTTTAATAATTGCAGCCTATAACGAGAAAGATTATATTGAAGAAAAACTAAAAAATTCTTTCGATTTAGATTATCCGAAAGGAAAGTTAAAGCATGTTTGGATTACCGATGGATCGAATGATGGTTCTGAGAAAATTTTGGCGAAATATGAAAATATTGAATTGTTTCATTTGTCAGAACGAAATGGGAAAATTGCTGCAATGAATCGTGGGATGAAATTTGTTAAAACTCCAATTGTGGTTTTTTCTGATTGCAATACTAACCTTTCGAAAAGCAGTATTAGAATTATAGCAAACCTTTTTCACGATAAAAAAGTTGGTTGTGTTGCCGGCGAAAAAAGAATTTACAAAGAAGTTTATGATGGAGCAAGCGGTTCGGGCGAAGGATTTTATTGGAAATACGAATCGGCACTCAAAAAAATTGAAGCAGAGTTTAATTCGGTGGTTGGTGCAGCTGGCGAACTTTTTGCAATTCGTACCTGTTTGTTCGAGGAAGTGGAGAAGGACACTTTATTAGACGATTTTATTATTTCGCTAAGAATTGCCAAACAAGGTTACACAGTTCAATACAATCCTGAAGCATATGCAATTGAGACTGCCAGCCTAAATGTGAAAGAAGAATTGAAACGAAAAGTTCGAATTGCTGCCGGCTCTTTGCAAACTATTTTCCGATTACCGGAACTTCTCAACCCTTTCAAATATAAAATCCTGAGTTTCCAATATATTTCACATAAAGTGCTTCGATGGACGATTTGCCCTTTGTCGATGATTATTTTACTTCCTTTGAATGTGGCAATTGTTTATTTAAAGAAATTTGATTTTGCTGATATTTATACCATTCTTCTGCTTTTGCAAATGGTATTTTATTTATTTACTCTCTTGGGTTGGATATTTTCTAATAAAAAGTTACGGCTTAAAATACTTTTTATTCCATATTATTTTTTCGTCATGAATTTTTCAATTATTCAAGGAGCTATAAAATATCTCATGGGAAAACAATCTGTGAATTGGGAAAAAGCTAAAAGGCAACAGAAAATTTGA
- a CDS encoding glycosyltransferase family 4 protein: protein MKIIQLSNKVPYPPIDGGAIATLNLAKGFAKLGHSSTILAMNTSKHFYDLSDLPENVKKLVKILGIYVEAPITKMAAIKNILFSKLPYSAERFIDKNFEEKLVELLQIEKYDVIQLEGLYMTLYIPIIRKFSDGIIVLRAHNIEHQIWERVASNEKNILRKKYLLFLSKRIKKLKQNILNSYDAIVPITEHDAKFFQTFGNNKPVHVSQTGFDIYDIKRSSKKAKFPSFFHIGALDWAPNQEGLQWFFKNVWNKVLQKNGELKFHIAGRNAPDWLFKIISLQKNVIYLGEVPDAYDFMNSKSVMIVPLLSGSGMRIKIIEGMALGKTIISTNIGTEGINSTHKKDIFLANTPDEFIQTILELSGNETLCERVGEKAIDLIRTNFDNTNQSAKLIDFYKEIINQKFENQN from the coding sequence ATGAAGATAATCCAACTTTCAAATAAAGTTCCATATCCTCCAATTGATGGCGGTGCAATTGCAACTTTAAATCTGGCAAAGGGTTTTGCAAAGCTTGGCCATAGTTCAACAATCTTGGCGATGAATACTTCAAAACATTTCTACGACTTGTCTGACTTGCCGGAAAATGTTAAAAAGTTAGTCAAAATTCTTGGAATTTATGTTGAAGCTCCAATTACGAAAATGGCTGCTATTAAAAATATTCTTTTTTCGAAACTCCCATATAGTGCTGAAAGATTCATAGATAAGAATTTCGAAGAAAAACTTGTTGAATTATTGCAAATAGAAAAATATGATGTCATACAGCTCGAAGGTCTTTATATGACTTTGTATATTCCAATTATTCGAAAATTTTCGGATGGAATAATTGTTCTTAGAGCTCACAACATTGAGCATCAGATTTGGGAAAGAGTGGCCAGTAACGAAAAAAATATTTTAAGAAAAAAATATCTTCTTTTTTTATCAAAAAGAATAAAAAAACTAAAACAAAATATTTTGAATAGCTACGATGCCATTGTTCCAATTACTGAACATGATGCAAAATTCTTTCAGACATTCGGAAACAATAAACCGGTTCATGTGAGCCAGACCGGATTTGATATTTATGATATTAAAAGAAGTAGCAAAAAAGCCAAATTCCCATCATTTTTTCATATTGGTGCTTTAGATTGGGCTCCAAATCAGGAAGGTTTGCAATGGTTTTTTAAAAATGTATGGAACAAGGTTTTGCAAAAAAATGGCGAACTGAAATTTCATATTGCCGGAAGAAATGCTCCTGACTGGTTGTTCAAAATTATTTCTTTGCAAAAAAATGTAATATATTTGGGAGAAGTGCCTGATGCTTATGATTTTATGAATTCAAAATCTGTTATGATAGTACCACTACTTTCGGGTAGCGGAATGCGCATTAAAATTATTGAAGGTATGGCTCTTGGGAAAACTATTATTTCTACTAATATAGGTACAGAAGGAATAAATAGTACTCACAAAAAAGACATTTTTCTGGCAAATACTCCCGATGAATTTATTCAAACTATTTTAGAATTGTCGGGAAATGAAACATTATGTGAAAGAGTAGGGGAGAAGGCTATCGATTTAATAAGAACCAATTTCGACAACACAAATCAATCTGCCAAATTAATTGATTTCTATAAAGAAATTATCAATCAGAAATTTGAAAATCAAAACTAA
- a CDS encoding YjgP/YjgQ family permease, whose translation MKKLHKFILQSYLGPLILTFFIALFVLLMQWLWKYIDELVGKGLEWYIIAKLLLYVSTWLVPMALPLAVLLASIMTFGSLGEYNELTALKSSGISLQRILLPIIVLSVIMSIGAFYFSNHIIPYTNLKMSSLLWDVRQLRPELNIKEGVFFNGIDNYSIKIGEKNKQNNTLYDIMIYNHLKEHKGNINTTIADSGYMKVTPDSRFLVLQLYSGKSYEEQIEKNVRNADKKHPQRRETFEEQTLMFRLKGFDLTRTDENLFKKHYQMLNLGQLSTAVDSLKITRENRQELFYTNILKSNYFKIIPNRDKRNPDTSNIMLDTIQLYDKSFDIDSVFESLEYEKKKKAIDLALNYARSTNSYIVSSKKDLHNRAKWINRHLIEWHRKFSLSFACLVLFFIGAPLGAIIRKGGLGMPMVVSVLFFLLYYIISITGEKFVREGILPSYQGMWLSSVILLPLGIFLTYKATTDSAVLNIDTYMNFFKRIIKLKNKKSSN comes from the coding sequence GTGAAAAAGCTTCATAAATTTATATTACAATCATATCTGGGGCCACTAATTCTGACCTTTTTCATTGCTTTATTTGTGTTATTAATGCAGTGGCTTTGGAAATATATTGACGAATTGGTTGGAAAAGGTTTAGAATGGTATATAATTGCAAAGCTGTTGTTATATGTTTCAACATGGCTTGTCCCAATGGCTCTTCCTCTGGCAGTTTTGTTAGCATCTATCATGACTTTTGGTAGTTTAGGAGAGTACAACGAATTGACAGCACTGAAGTCTTCAGGAATTTCCCTTCAAAGAATTTTGTTGCCAATTATAGTATTATCGGTTATTATGAGTATCGGAGCGTTCTATTTCTCGAATCATATAATTCCATATACAAATTTGAAAATGAGTTCGTTACTTTGGGATGTCCGGCAATTGCGTCCCGAATTGAATATCAAAGAAGGAGTATTTTTTAATGGAATTGACAACTACTCCATAAAAATAGGTGAAAAAAACAAACAGAATAATACTCTTTATGATATTATGATATACAATCATCTTAAAGAGCATAAAGGAAATATTAACACAACTATTGCCGATTCGGGATATATGAAGGTTACACCCGACAGTAGATTTCTTGTATTGCAGCTATATAGCGGAAAAAGTTATGAAGAGCAAATAGAAAAAAATGTTAGAAATGCAGATAAAAAGCATCCACAGAGACGGGAAACATTCGAGGAACAAACTTTAATGTTCAGACTTAAAGGATTTGACCTTACACGAACCGATGAAAACCTATTCAAAAAGCATTATCAAATGTTAAATCTCGGGCAGCTATCAACTGCAGTTGATTCTTTAAAAATTACTAGAGAAAATAGGCAAGAACTTTTTTATACTAACATTTTGAAATCGAATTATTTTAAAATTATACCAAATAGAGATAAACGAAATCCTGATACTTCAAATATTATGTTGGATACAATTCAACTATACGACAAAAGTTTTGATATAGATAGTGTTTTTGAATCTTTAGAATATGAAAAAAAGAAAAAGGCAATAGATTTGGCATTAAATTATGCTCGATCCACTAATTCTTACATAGTTTCATCGAAAAAAGATTTGCACAACCGAGCAAAGTGGATTAACAGGCATCTGATTGAATGGCATCGAAAGTTCTCATTATCCTTTGCTTGTTTGGTGCTGTTTTTTATTGGAGCTCCATTGGGAGCTATCATCCGTAAAGGAGGTCTCGGAATGCCAATGGTTGTTTCTGTTCTGTTCTTTCTTTTATATTATATAATTTCTATTACCGGAGAAAAATTTGTTCGCGAAGGCATATTACCTTCATATCAAGGAATGTGGCTATCTTCGGTGATATTGTTGCCTCTTGGAATTTTTCTAACTTATAAAGCTACAACAGATTCTGCCGTTTTGAATATTGATACATATATGAATTTCTTCAAAAGAATAATTAAGTTAAAGAACAAAAAATCGAGTAACTAA
- a CDS encoding SRPBCC domain-containing protein translates to MIMSLEQYTIEFTINTSPKVLFYRLSSPGGLSEWFADDVNLQGKIFTFIWDGSEQQAELLLKKDNKYVRFKWLDDEEEDSFFEFKINIDELTRDVALLITDFAEEDEKADAIELWTKQIGNLKRTIGL, encoded by the coding sequence TTGATTATGAGTTTAGAACAATATACAATTGAATTTACAATAAATACTTCCCCAAAAGTGTTGTTTTATCGTTTAAGTTCGCCCGGAGGTTTATCCGAATGGTTTGCCGACGATGTAAACCTTCAAGGAAAAATCTTTACATTTATTTGGGATGGATCTGAGCAACAAGCAGAATTGCTTCTGAAAAAAGATAATAAGTATGTTCGATTTAAATGGTTAGACGATGAAGAAGAAGATTCATTTTTTGAGTTTAAAATAAATATTGATGAGCTAACACGCGATGTTGCATTACTCATAACAGATTTTGCCGAAGAAGACGAAAAAGCAGATGCAATTGAACTTTGGACAAAACAAATAGGAAATCTAAAACGCACCATAGGTTTGTAA